The following coding sequences are from one Primulina eburnea isolate SZY01 chromosome 15, ASM2296580v1, whole genome shotgun sequence window:
- the LOC140814105 gene encoding 3-ketoacyl-CoA synthase 11-like: protein MGNEEIMNKNAETGKILIDCTSEKKERNSLPNFVQSVRLKYVKLGYHYLISHAMYLFLFPLLGLSSVHLSSVTVDDLVLLWYQLIEFNLVSVFVCSSLMVFLTTLYFMTRPRKVYLVDFACYKPDSKFICSKELFMERSIEANTFTPENLAFQKKILERSGLGQKTYFPEAILSVPANPCMSEARKEAEMIMFGAIDELLAKTGVKAKDIGILVVNCSLFNPTPSLSAMIVNHYKLRGNILSYNLGGMGCSAGLISIDLAKQLLQVHPNSYALVVSMENITLNWYCGNNRSMLVSNCIFRMGGAAILLSNKPSDKHRAKYQLIHTVRTHKGADDKSYSCVFQEEDDKKVIGVALSKDLMSVAGEALKTNITTLGPLVLPMSEQLLFFVTLVARKVLKMKIKPYIPDFKLAFEHFCIHAGGRAVLDEIEKNLELSEWHMEPSRMTLYRFGNTSSSSLWYELAYSEAKGRIRKGDRTWQIAFGSGFKCNSAVWKALRRIEPAKEKNPWMDEVDEFPVEVPKVAHIG, encoded by the exons ATGGGGAATGAAGAGATCATGAACAAAAATGCCGAGACCGGAAAGATTTTGATCGACTGTACAAGTGAGAAAAAAGAGCGTAATAGTTTACCCAACTTTGTTCAATCTGTTAGGCTGAAATATGTGAAACTTGGCTATCACTACCTGATATCACATGCCATGTACTTGTTTCTATTCCCTTTACTCGGGCTTTCCTCGGTTCATCTCTCCAGTGTAACGGTCGATGATTTGGTCCTTTTATGGTATCAACTGATCGAATTCAATCTTGTCTCGGTCTTCGTATGTTCTTCGCTCATGGTTTTTTTAACCACTCTTTACTTCATGACTAGGCCAAGAAAAGTGTACCTAGTAGACTTCGCATGTTACAAGCCCGATTCTAAGTTTATTTGTAGCAAAGAACTGTTTATGGAAAGATCAATCGAAGCAAATacttttacacctgaaaatttagcttttcaaaagaaaatcttGGAAAGGTCGGGTTTGGGACAGAAGACGTATTTCCCGGAAGCCATTTTAAGTGTGCCTGCGAACCCATGCATGTCAGAGGCAAGAAAAGAAGCGGAGATGATTATGTTCGGGGCGATTGATGAATTGCTAGCGAAAACCGGTGTAAAAGCTAAAGATATCGGGATTCTTGTGGTGAATTGCAGCTTGTTTAACCCAACACCATCTCTTTCTGCAATGATCGTGAACCATTACAAGCTTAGAGGGAATATTTTGAGCTATAATCTTGGTGGAATGGGGTGCAGTGCTGGTTTGATATCTATTGATCTTGCAAAGCAACTTCTGCAG GTTCACCCCAACTCATATGCCTTGGTAGTGAGCATGGAGAACATAACGCTGAATTGGTATTGTGGCAACAATCGGTCAATGCTCGTCTCCAACTGCATCTTCCGAATGGGTGGAGCCGCCATCCTCCTATCCAACAAGCCATCCGATAAACATCGTGCAAAGTATCAACTCATACACACCGTCCGGACCCACAAAGGTGCGGATGATAAGAGCTATAGCTGCGTATTTCAAGAGGAGGACGACAAGAAAGTAATAGGGGTCGCACTTTCCAAAGACTTGATGTCCGTGGCAGGAGAGGCGCTGAAGACAAACATCACCACTTTAGGTCCATTAGTCCTCCCCATGTCCGAACAATTACTATTCTTTGTCACACTAGTTGCAAGAAAAGTATTGAAGATGAAAATTAAGCCCTATATTCCGGATTTCAAGCTTGCTTTTGAGCATTTTTGCATTCATGCCGGTGGAAGAGCGGTGTTGGATGAGATTGAAAAGAATCTCGAGTTGAGCGAATGGCATATGGAGCCATCAAGGATGACTCTTTATAGGTTCGGTAACACATCCAGCAGTTCATTATGGTATGAGTTGGCATATTCTGAGGCCAAGGGGCGGATCAGGAAGGGCGACAGGACGTGGCAAATCGCATTTGGCTCTGGATTCAAGTGCAACAGTGCAGTTTGGAAGGCGTTGAGACGGATTGAACCGGCTAAGGAGAAGAACCCTTGGATGGATGAGGTTGATGAGTTCCCTGTTGAGGTGCCAAAAGTCGCACATATTGGTTGA
- the LOC140815665 gene encoding uncharacterized protein, translating to MEHQSAAKKGKTLISSFFKKRDRQASEDTSIPTVLTMQHQSSESLLFPNIQIPSCSSPRDDHQSSSTFIERDPGKRKQICEYHVNVRDEIRRSYVNMGPYQPDMLEYPGTKFGSQNRRFQKKWFQKFYWLEYSPSTNKAYCFYCFFFLNDVNSSNISALVNEGFDNWKRVNQGKTCAFLSHIGSAASSPHTMCERRTENLMRPSQHIDKVMHAQSKEEKEKNRLRLSTSIVAVRWLALQGCAFRGNGESLSSSNRGNFLELVKAFAKMNIEIDEVVLENAPKNAQYIAPEIQKEILHIMVNRVRKMVREEVGDKYFCILVDEARDISKREQMTIILRFVNNHGILTERFFAIKSVSDTTSMNLKNEISNVLVHHDLHVKKIRGQGYDGASNMRGAWNGLQALFLKDCPYAYYVHCFAHRLQLTLVSAAKDVSVIWEFFSHLDNIVNIVTSSTKRIAELHTAQRKKLSICCQLENVILEVVQTRLVICNEQELLVGVLTMIR from the coding sequence ATGGAACATCAATCTGCTGCAAAGAAAGGAAAAACATTGATATCTTCTTTCTTTAAGAAGAGAGATCGTCAAGCTAGTGAAGATACTTCAATTCCTACGGTCCTTACAATGCAACATCAATCCAGTGAAAGTCTTCTATTTCCCAATATCCAAATTCCTTCATGTTCCTCTCCTAGAGACGATCATCAGTCTTCGTCTACTTTTATTGAACGAGATCCGGGAAAAAGAAAACAGATATGTGAATATCATGTTAATGTACGAGATGAGATAAGACGTTCATATGTAAATATGGGGCCTTATCAACCAGATATGTTGGAGTATCCAGGTACAAAATTTGGAAGCCAGAATCGTCGTTTTCAGAAAAAATGGTTTCAGAAATTTTATTGGTTGGAGTATTCGccttcaacaaataaggcatattgtTTCTATTGCTTTTTTTTCCTGAATGATGTTAATTCATCTAATATCTCGGCATTGGTCAATGAAGGATTTGACAATTGGAAAAGGGTAAACCAAGGAAAAACATGTGCTTTTCTTTCCCATATTGGTTCTGCAGCTTCTTCACCTCATACTATGTGTGAGAGAAGGACTGAAAATTTGATGAGGCCCTCACAACATATTGATAAAGTGATGCATGCACAATCTAAAgaggaaaaagagaaaaatcgTCTGCGTTTGAGCACCTCAATTGTAGCTGTTCGTTGGCTAGCACTTCAAGGTTGTGCTTTTAGAGGTAACGGTGAATCTCTATCTTCATCTAATCGtggaaattttcttgaattggtGAAGGCTTTTGCAAAAATGAATATAGAAATTGATGAAGTTGTGCTTGAGAATGCTCCAAAAAATGCCCAATATATCGCTCCAGAAATTCAGAAAGAGATTTTACATATTATGGTCAATAGAGTACGAAAGATGGTTCGTGAAGAAGTTGGAGATAAATACTTTTGTATTCTTGTTGATGAAGCCCGAGATATATCTAAACGAGAGCAAATGACCATTATATTGAGGTTTGTGAACAATCATGGGATTTTGACAGAAAGATTTTTTGCCATCAAAAGTGTTAGTGACACTACCTCAATGAATTTGAAAAATGAGATATCAAATGTTCTTGTTCATCATGATCTCCATGTTAAGAAAATCAGAGGCCAAGGATATGATGGTGCTAGCAATATGCGTGGAGCCTGGAATGGACTTCAAGcattatttctcaaagattgtcCCTATGCATACTATGTCCACTGTTTTGCACATCGTTTACAACTGACATTGGTTTCTGCAGCTAAGGATGTTAGTGTTATTTGGGAATTCTTTTCTCATTTGGACAATATTGTTAATATTGTCACTTCTTCTACTAAGCGCATTGCTGAATTACATACTGCACAAAGAAAGAAATTGAGTATATGTTGTCAATTGGAGAACGTGATTCTGGAAGTGGTGCAAACCAGATTGGTAATTTGCAACGAGCAGGAGCTACTCGTTGGAG
- the LOC140814794 gene encoding armadillo repeat-containing protein LFR-like isoform X2 — translation MQKRDQSKLGGASGGSAAPAAKRGRPFGSGTNYAAAVAAALGGDSAAPSVLLGPSLQVHSAFAEQNNKRIVLALQSGLKSELTWALNALTLLSFKEKDDIRKDATPLAKIPGVLDALLQVIDDWREIALPRVLTKAPRMRLLGMNTAVTGFGNGYETGDSAPHPGTGSGSTNEEVSAQKSTAKSRPSGWWFEEDGLFNLDEEGRAEKQLCAVAASNIIRNFSFMADNEIAMSQSRHCLETMFQCLEDNITDEELVTNALETIMNLGPLIDLQMFLPSKPFIMTPKRVVQVVMAMLGSPVKAWQCAAAELFGRLILNPDNETFLQSFGQQIYRRLVDMMSIPSADAQAAAIGALYNFAEINMDCRLKLASERWAIDRLLKVIRAPHPVPEICRKATLILENLVLEPQNKPLLLAYENAFADMLLSDTRYSDTFARILFELTSRPSSKVASARGIWGM, via the exons ATGCAAAAGAGAGATCAGAGCAAGTTGGGTGGAGCATCCGGCGGTTCGGCCGCTCCTGCCGCCAAGAGAGGCCGTCCTTTCGGAAGCGGGACTAATTATGCAGCCGCGGTTGCTGCGGCGCTGGGGGGTGATTCCGCCGCTCCGTCAGTCCTCCTCGGTCCGTCCCTCCAGGTTCACTCGGCCTTCGCCG AGCAGAACAACAAAAGGATAGTTTTGGCTCTTCAAAGTGGACTAAAAAGTGAATTGACTTGGGCTTTGAATGCTCTCACATTGCTTTCATTTAAAGAGAAAGACGATATCCGGAAAGATGCAACTCCTCTTGCCAAAATTCCAGGGGTGCTTGACGCTTTACTTCAAGTT ATAGATGACTGGCGTGAGATAGCTTTACCCAGGGTCCTTACAAAGGCACCAAGGATGAGATTGCTCGGTATGAATACCGCCGTTACTGGATTTGGGAATGGATACGAGACTGGTGATTCTGCTCCACATCCTGG TACTGGATCTGGTTCCACAAATGAAGAGGTTTCTGCACAGAAGTCGACTGCCAAGTCTCGTCCTTCAGGCTGGTGGTTTGAGGAAGATGGCCTCTTTAACCTTGACGAGGAAGGGCGTGCAGAAAAACAACTTTGTGCTGTTGCGGCTTCAAATATTATCCGGAACTTTTCTTTCATGGCTGATAATGAAATTGCTATGAGCCAGAGTCGCCACTGTCTCGAAACTATGTTTCAGTGTTTGGAGGATAATATTACAG ACGAAGAACTTGTTACAAATGCCCTTGAGACCATCATGAATTTGGGCCCTTTGATAGACCTTCAAATGTTTCTCCCTTCAAAACCTTTCATAATGAC ACCAAAACGCGTGGTTCAGGTCGTCATGGCAATGTTGGGATCTCCTGTCAAAGCTTGGCAATGTGCAGCTGCGGAATTATTTGGTCGTTTGATACTTAATCCTGATAATGAAACTTTCCTTCAgtcttttggtcaacag ATTTATCGGAGATTAGTTGACATGATGAGCATCCCATCTGCTGATGCTCAGGCAGCTGCAATCGGGGCGCTTTATAACTTTGCCGAAATTAATATGGACTGTCGGTTGAAACTTGCTAGTGAGAGATG GGCAATTGACCGACTTTTGAAAGTGATTAGGGCACCACACCCAGTTCCTGAAATTTGCAGGAAAGCGACATTGATTTTGGAGAATCTTGTGTTGGAGCCGCAAAACAAGCCCCTTCTGCTAGCATATGAAAATGCATTTGCAGACATGCTTTTATCTGATACAAGGTACTCTGATACATTCGCTCGTATATTGTTTGAACTGACGTCTCGACCGAGTAGTAAAGTGGCATCCGCTCGTGGTATTTGGGGCATGTAA
- the LOC140814794 gene encoding armadillo repeat-containing protein LFR-like isoform X3: protein MQPRLLRRWGVIPPLRQSSSVRPSRFTRPSPNNKRIVLALQSGLKSELTWALNALTLLSFKEKDDIRKDATPLAKIPGVLDALLQVIDDWREIALPRVLTKAPRMRLLGMNTAVTGFGNGYETGDSAPHPGTGSGSTNEEVSAQKSTAKSRPSGWWFEEDGLFNLDEEGRAEKQLCAVAASNIIRNFSFMADNEIAMSQSRHCLETMFQCLEDNITEDEELVTNALETIMNLGPLIDLQMFLPSKPFIMTPKRVVQVVMAMLGSPVKAWQCAAAELFGRLILNPDNETFLQSFGQQIYRRLVDMMSIPSADAQAAAIGALYNFAEINMDCRLKLASERWAIDRLLKVIRAPHPVPEICRKATLILENLVLEPQNKPLLLAYENAFADMLLSDTRYSDTFARILFELTSRPSSKVASARGIWGM from the exons ATGCAGCCGCGGTTGCTGCGGCGCTGGGGGGTGATTCCGCCGCTCCGTCAGTCCTCCTCGGTCCGTCCCTCCAGGTTCACTCGGCCTTCGCCG AACAACAAAAGGATAGTTTTGGCTCTTCAAAGTGGACTAAAAAGTGAATTGACTTGGGCTTTGAATGCTCTCACATTGCTTTCATTTAAAGAGAAAGACGATATCCGGAAAGATGCAACTCCTCTTGCCAAAATTCCAGGGGTGCTTGACGCTTTACTTCAAGTT ATAGATGACTGGCGTGAGATAGCTTTACCCAGGGTCCTTACAAAGGCACCAAGGATGAGATTGCTCGGTATGAATACCGCCGTTACTGGATTTGGGAATGGATACGAGACTGGTGATTCTGCTCCACATCCTGG TACTGGATCTGGTTCCACAAATGAAGAGGTTTCTGCACAGAAGTCGACTGCCAAGTCTCGTCCTTCAGGCTGGTGGTTTGAGGAAGATGGCCTCTTTAACCTTGACGAGGAAGGGCGTGCAGAAAAACAACTTTGTGCTGTTGCGGCTTCAAATATTATCCGGAACTTTTCTTTCATGGCTGATAATGAAATTGCTATGAGCCAGAGTCGCCACTGTCTCGAAACTATGTTTCAGTGTTTGGAGGATAATATTACAG AAGACGAAGAACTTGTTACAAATGCCCTTGAGACCATCATGAATTTGGGCCCTTTGATAGACCTTCAAATGTTTCTCCCTTCAAAACCTTTCATAATGAC ACCAAAACGCGTGGTTCAGGTCGTCATGGCAATGTTGGGATCTCCTGTCAAAGCTTGGCAATGTGCAGCTGCGGAATTATTTGGTCGTTTGATACTTAATCCTGATAATGAAACTTTCCTTCAgtcttttggtcaacag ATTTATCGGAGATTAGTTGACATGATGAGCATCCCATCTGCTGATGCTCAGGCAGCTGCAATCGGGGCGCTTTATAACTTTGCCGAAATTAATATGGACTGTCGGTTGAAACTTGCTAGTGAGAGATG GGCAATTGACCGACTTTTGAAAGTGATTAGGGCACCACACCCAGTTCCTGAAATTTGCAGGAAAGCGACATTGATTTTGGAGAATCTTGTGTTGGAGCCGCAAAACAAGCCCCTTCTGCTAGCATATGAAAATGCATTTGCAGACATGCTTTTATCTGATACAAGGTACTCTGATACATTCGCTCGTATATTGTTTGAACTGACGTCTCGACCGAGTAGTAAAGTGGCATCCGCTCGTGGTATTTGGGGCATGTAA
- the LOC140814108 gene encoding 3-ketoacyl-CoA synthase 20-like, with protein MAGDETNERKEMPNSSSAVQSFWPKYLKHGYHCLISHATHLFLLPLLGIFSVRLSTAMAKGLILTWDRLKSDINVSVFVCSSLMVSLITLYFMTRLRKVYLVDFACYKPNPELMCTRELLTRTFGVVNHYTPENLAFLKKIVERSGLGQKTYFPEALFNMPPNICMSEARKEAEIVMFGAIDDLLAKTSVKAKDIGILVVNCSLFNPTPSLSSVVVNHYKLRGNILSYNLSGMGCGAGLISIDLAKQLLQVHANSYALIVSTENITLNWYNGNDRSMLISNCIFRMGGAAILLSNKQSEKSRAKYQLMHTIRTHQGPDHKSYSSVFQKEDDMEKVGVALSKDLMVVAGEALKSNIMELGPSILPMSEQILFLASLVARKVFKMKVKPYVPDFKLAVEHFCVHAGGRAVLDAVEKNLELSGWHMEPSRMTLYRFGNTSSSTLWYELAYLEAKGRISEGDKTWQIAFGSGFKCNSTIWRALRRIEPAKEKNPWTDEINEFPIEVPKVTIINGS; from the exons ATGGCGGGTGATGAAACAAATGAAAGAAAGGAGATGCCTAACAGTAGTAGTGCTGTTCAATCTTTTTGGCcaaaatatttgaaacatgGCTATCACTGCTTGATTTCACATGCCACGCACTTGTTTCTACTCCCTTTACTTGGGATTTTTTCGGTTCGTCTTTCCACAGCAATGGCCAAGGGTTTAATCCTGACATGGGATCGACTAAAATCCGATATTAATGTATCGGTCTTCGTCTGTTCTTCGCTGATGGTTTCTTTAATCACACTTTACTTCATGACTAGGTTGAGAAAAGTGTACCTAGTCGATTTTGCGTGTTACAAGCCCAATCCTGAGCTTATGTGTACCAGAGAACTGCTTACAAGAACATTTGGTGTTGTAAACCATTACACACCTGAGAACTTAGCTTTTCTAAAGAAAATCGTGGAGAGGTCAGGTTTGGGACAGAAGACATATTTCCCAGAAGCGCTTTTCAACATGCCTCCGAATATATGCATGTCCGAGGCAAGAAAAGAAGCAGAGATTGTTATGTTCGGGGCTATTGATGATTTGTTAGCGAAAACCAGTGTAAAAGCCAAAGATATCGGGATTCTTGTGGTGAATTGCAGCTTGTTTAACCCAACACCATCTCTTTCTTCGGTGGTTGTGAACCATTATAAGCTTAGAGGTAACATTTTGAGCTACAATCTCAGTGGAATGGGGTGCGGAGCAGGGTTGATTTCTATCGATCTTGCCAAACAACTTTTGCAG GTTCACGCCAATTCCTATGCCTTAATAGTGAGCACGGAGAACATAACCCTAAATTGGTATAATGGCAACGATCGTTCGATGCTCATCTCTAACTGCATCTTTCGAATGGGAGGAGCTGCCATTCTCCTCTCCAACAAACAATCGGAAAAAAGTCGTGCAAAGTACCAGCTCATGCATACCATCCGAACCCACCAAGGCCCCGATCATAAAAGCTACAGCTCCGTATTTCAGAAAGAGGATGACATGGAAAAAGTAGGCGTCGCGCTTTCGAAAGACCTAATGGTCGTGGCAGGTGAGGCCCTAAAATCAAACATCATGGAGTTAGGACCATCGATCCTCCCCATGTCGGAACAGATACTGTTTCTTGCCTCATTAGTTGCAAGAAAAGTATTCAAGATGAAAGTCAAGCCTTATGTTCCTGATTTCAAACTCGCTGTCGAGCATTTCTGCGTTCACGCTGGTGGAAGAGCAGTGCTAGATGCAGTCGAAAAGAATCTTGAGTTGAGTGGATGGCATATGGAGCCATCGAGGATGACACTTTACAGGTTCGGTAACACATCTAGCAGCACGCTGTGGTACGAGTTGGCCTATTTGGAGGCGAAGGGGCGGATTAGCGAGGGTGATAAGACGTGGCAAATCGCGTTCGGATCTGGATTCAAGTGTAACAGCACGATATGGAGAGCGTTGAGGCGGATTGAACCGGCTAAGGAGAAGAATCCCTGGACTGATGAGATCAACGAGTTCCCTATTGAAGTGCCAAAAGTGACAATTATTAATGGCTCTTGA
- the LOC140814794 gene encoding armadillo repeat-containing protein LFR-like isoform X1, which produces MQKRDQSKLGGASGGSAAPAAKRGRPFGSGTNYAAAVAAALGGDSAAPSVLLGPSLQVHSAFAEQNNKRIVLALQSGLKSELTWALNALTLLSFKEKDDIRKDATPLAKIPGVLDALLQVIDDWREIALPRVLTKAPRMRLLGMNTAVTGFGNGYETGDSAPHPGTGSGSTNEEVSAQKSTAKSRPSGWWFEEDGLFNLDEEGRAEKQLCAVAASNIIRNFSFMADNEIAMSQSRHCLETMFQCLEDNITEDEELVTNALETIMNLGPLIDLQMFLPSKPFIMTPKRVVQVVMAMLGSPVKAWQCAAAELFGRLILNPDNETFLQSFGQQIYRRLVDMMSIPSADAQAAAIGALYNFAEINMDCRLKLASERWAIDRLLKVIRAPHPVPEICRKATLILENLVLEPQNKPLLLAYENAFADMLLSDTRYSDTFARILFELTSRPSSKVASARGIWGM; this is translated from the exons ATGCAAAAGAGAGATCAGAGCAAGTTGGGTGGAGCATCCGGCGGTTCGGCCGCTCCTGCCGCCAAGAGAGGCCGTCCTTTCGGAAGCGGGACTAATTATGCAGCCGCGGTTGCTGCGGCGCTGGGGGGTGATTCCGCCGCTCCGTCAGTCCTCCTCGGTCCGTCCCTCCAGGTTCACTCGGCCTTCGCCG AGCAGAACAACAAAAGGATAGTTTTGGCTCTTCAAAGTGGACTAAAAAGTGAATTGACTTGGGCTTTGAATGCTCTCACATTGCTTTCATTTAAAGAGAAAGACGATATCCGGAAAGATGCAACTCCTCTTGCCAAAATTCCAGGGGTGCTTGACGCTTTACTTCAAGTT ATAGATGACTGGCGTGAGATAGCTTTACCCAGGGTCCTTACAAAGGCACCAAGGATGAGATTGCTCGGTATGAATACCGCCGTTACTGGATTTGGGAATGGATACGAGACTGGTGATTCTGCTCCACATCCTGG TACTGGATCTGGTTCCACAAATGAAGAGGTTTCTGCACAGAAGTCGACTGCCAAGTCTCGTCCTTCAGGCTGGTGGTTTGAGGAAGATGGCCTCTTTAACCTTGACGAGGAAGGGCGTGCAGAAAAACAACTTTGTGCTGTTGCGGCTTCAAATATTATCCGGAACTTTTCTTTCATGGCTGATAATGAAATTGCTATGAGCCAGAGTCGCCACTGTCTCGAAACTATGTTTCAGTGTTTGGAGGATAATATTACAG AAGACGAAGAACTTGTTACAAATGCCCTTGAGACCATCATGAATTTGGGCCCTTTGATAGACCTTCAAATGTTTCTCCCTTCAAAACCTTTCATAATGAC ACCAAAACGCGTGGTTCAGGTCGTCATGGCAATGTTGGGATCTCCTGTCAAAGCTTGGCAATGTGCAGCTGCGGAATTATTTGGTCGTTTGATACTTAATCCTGATAATGAAACTTTCCTTCAgtcttttggtcaacag ATTTATCGGAGATTAGTTGACATGATGAGCATCCCATCTGCTGATGCTCAGGCAGCTGCAATCGGGGCGCTTTATAACTTTGCCGAAATTAATATGGACTGTCGGTTGAAACTTGCTAGTGAGAGATG GGCAATTGACCGACTTTTGAAAGTGATTAGGGCACCACACCCAGTTCCTGAAATTTGCAGGAAAGCGACATTGATTTTGGAGAATCTTGTGTTGGAGCCGCAAAACAAGCCCCTTCTGCTAGCATATGAAAATGCATTTGCAGACATGCTTTTATCTGATACAAGGTACTCTGATACATTCGCTCGTATATTGTTTGAACTGACGTCTCGACCGAGTAGTAAAGTGGCATCCGCTCGTGGTATTTGGGGCATGTAA
- the LOC140814031 gene encoding uncharacterized protein codes for MPFPMKIQPISYSESSIRNDAIAKMPVLKSRLKRLFDRPFNSVMRISTVDRPATGVAAAEFEPSSVCLDKMVQNFIEENNDKQTGGSVAMKCGRNRCNCFHGNSNSNDSSDDEFDVFSDSLTANSSFGDSSDTLKSLIPCASMVERNLLADTSRIVEKNKTCRRKDDLRKIVTDGLITLGYNASVCKSKWEKSSSIPAGEYEYIDVILDGERLTIDIDFRSEFEIARSTSNYKTILQYLPNIFVGKSDRILQIVSIASEAARQSLKKKGMHIAPWRKSEYMKSKWLGPHTRTLQPKATTHPQNDTDQKPNESKPEPELLPETEVVEVSESEVGELDLIFGEKLSSEADYELPKFPSKSGDVSPVVVWQLPAVKPRSLERGHKAVITGLASLLSENN; via the exons ATGCCTTTCCCCATGAAAATACAGCCGATCAGTTATAGTGAGTCCTCGATCCGAAACGATGCCATCGCAAAGATGCCGGTGTTGAAGTCACGGCTGAAGCGGCTATTCGATCGTCCGTTCAACAGTGTTATGAGGATTTCAACGGTTGATAGACCAGCGACCGGCGTCGCGGCAGCTGAGTTTGAGCCGAGCTCAGTCTGTCTAGATAAAATGGTCCAAAATTTCATCGAGGAGAACAATGACAAACAAACCGGCGGTTCAGTAGCCATGAAATGCGGGAGAAACCGATGCAATTGCTTTCACGGAAACAGCAACAGCAACGACAGCTCCGACGACGAATTTGATGTCTTCTCCGATTCACTAACTGCAAACTCTTCTTTCGGTGATTCCTCGGATACTCTCAAG AGTTTGATACCGTGTGCGAGTATGGTGGAGAGAAATCTATTGGCAGACACGTCGAGGATCGTGGAAAAGAATAAAACTTGCAGAAGAAAAGACGATTTGAGGAAAATAGTCACCGATGGATTGATAACTCTTGGCTATAACGCCTCCGTTTGTAAATCCAAATGGGAAAAATCTTCCTCCATTCCAGCTG GTGAGTACGAGTATATTGACGTGATATTAGATGGCGAGAGACTAACAATCGACATAGATTTCCGATCGGAGTTCGAAATCGCTAGATCCACCAGTAACTACAAGACAATTTTGCAGTACTTGCCGAACATCTTCGTCGGGAAATCCGATCGGATTCTTCAGATCGTGTCGATCGCGTCGGAAGCCGCGCGCCAGAGCCTGAAAAAGAAAGGCATGCATATCGCGCCGTGGCGCAAATCCGAATACATGAAATCTAAATGGCTTGGCCCTCACACCCGAACTCTGCAACCAAAAGCAACTACCCATCCCCAAAACGACACCGACCAGAAGCCCAATGAATCCAAGCCCGAACCCGAGCTATTGCCAGAAACAGAAGTTGTGGAGGTGTCAGAAAGCGAGGTTGGAGAATTGGATTTGATTTTTGGAGAGAAGTTGTCGTCCGAGGCCGATTATGAGCTGCCCAAATTCCCGTCGAAATCCGGCGATGTTTCTCCGGTGGTGGTGTGGCAGCTGCCGGCGGTGAAACCGAGGAGTTTAGAGAGGGGTCATAAGGCGGTGATCACCGGATTAGCTTCTCTCCTCTCGGAAAACAATtag